In Malania oleifera isolate guangnan ecotype guangnan chromosome 8, ASM2987363v1, whole genome shotgun sequence, a single window of DNA contains:
- the LOC131161355 gene encoding probable serine/threonine protein kinase IRE4 isoform X5: protein MGETSPRGGDASTAVGIPSGLNRIKTRQPSRKPDDGDKLKESRTCGAPKPRTKQRQSKLGSEGHGKNDDSREGLRKGKNIARWLTSHLYKDSTQSSSSILGIEDNNSEFKAVNRQYSTGENFHEAKDSSGKQISPENVCSSKISKGLKSFSHELGPKGGISPAHPRAHSYNDLKELLGSFCWRFEAAKELVNAELSSFAGDIRDILQKNDALCPGQAMVGDLLVLAQQCIEMTSAEFRAQCELIVQDLTEKRQQCQTGLLKWLFTRMLFILTRCTRLLQFQKHSERIDEKSLNIFKKCLESVPAVEMNWMPEPGIVNSGSNCALNQKGDTEPRLQGQTSVPALPLVSWCKAEEPTDESGKTSKKNSSVFEKEPVPQYFQTNSSSPVLQCHHIEGSFPGKSVINDTILGLHHEPERSLDGFDSVICRICEEPVPTIHLESHSYICAYADKCDVNCLDVDERLFKLAEILDQIIESCSLSCHASFGSPESSRMQTSSSTIVSEGYSPKINEWRSKGVEGMFEDLHEMDTACIDDFSLANAINLKGHLGIKLNYYGAASSTGSMSSVSSTNTPKASHFDFFWLEHNNPSELEDAQQMADLADIARCVAGTDVSKEGSLEFLLACMQDLQDILQNSKLKALVIDTFGGRIENLLREKYIFSCELTDTKSPKNDSKHKESTRHLFDSSSQSSTISTPLHPMHKERTSIDDFEIIKPINRGAFGKVFLARKRTTGDLFAIKVRFFYSFTCRDNLYLVMEYLNGGDLFSLLRKVGCLEEDVARIYIAELVLALEYLHSLGIVHRDLKPDNVLIAHDGHIKLTDFGLSKIGLINSTVDLSGPEINGSTLFGAHSPHTNRMEDETKQSAVGTPDYLAPEILLGTAHGYAADWWSVGIILFEIITGVPPFTAECPEIIFDNILNRKIPWPHVPNDMSHEAQALVDRFLILDPHQRLGINGSSEVKAHPFFRGMNWDTLALQKAAFVPHPDSIDDTSYFVSRYTQFSSGMPDSNSTDSASDTTDSSSISGLEMLKQLVLV from the exons ATGGGGGAAACGAGTCCGCGCGGCGGCGATGCGTCGACTGCTGTTGGTATTCCGTCCGGGTTGAATCGGATCAAGACTCGTCAGCCGAGTCGCAAACCTGATGATGGCGATAAGTTGAAGGAATCCAGGACTTGCGGAGCTCCGAAACCTCGGACGAAGCAGAGACAGAGTAAGCTGGGTAGCGAAGGGCATGGAAAAAACGATGATTCTAGAGAAG GACTCCGCAAAGGAAAGAATATAGCTCGGTGGCTCACGTCACACCTATACAAGGATTCCACTCAATCTTCTAGTAGTATTCTTGGCATTGAG GACAATAACTCAGAATTTAAGGCAGTTAACCGGCAGTATTCTACAGGGGAAAATTTTCATGAGGCGAAAGATTCATCTGGAAAACAGATTTCACCAGAGAACGTGTGCTCCAGTAAAATATCAAAAGGATTAAAAAGCTTTTCACATGAGCTGGGACCAAAAGGTGGCATCTCACCTGCCCATCCTCGGGCCCACAGCTATAATGATTTAAAG GAGCTCTTGGGATCATTTTGTTGGAGATTTGAGGCAGCTAAAGAACTAGTCAATGCAGAGTTGTCTAGTTTTGCTGGGGACATTCGAGATATTCTCCAGAAGAATGACGCCTTATGCCCTGGGCAGGCAATGGTGGGGGATCTTCTAGTTCTTGCTCAGCAATGTATTGAAATGACCTCTGCCGAGTTCCGTGCTCAGTGTGAACTAATTGTCCAAGATTTGACTGAGAAAAGACAGCAGTGTCAAACAGGATTGTTGAAGTGGTTGTTCACACGCATGCTTTTCATATTAACACGATGCACTAGACTCTTGCAATTTCAGAAACACAGTGAGCGGATTGATGAGAAATCTCTTAATATATTCAAGAAATGTTTAGAAAGTGTTCCTGCTGTTGAAATGAACTGGATGCCTGAACCAGGGATTGTTAATTCTGGTTCAAATTGTGCTCTGAATCAGAAGGGTGATACCGAACCGAGATTGCAGGGACAAACTAGTGTGCCTGCTCTCCCTTTAGTAAGTTGGTGCAAGGCTGAAGAACCAACTGATGAGAGTGGCAAAACTTCCAAAAAGAACTCTTCTGTTTTTGAAAAAGAGCCTGTTCCTCAATATTTCCAAACTAACTCTTCTTCACCTGTGCTACAATGTCATCATATTGAAGGCAGTTTTCCTGGAAAATCAGTTATAAACGATACCATTCTTGGTTTGCATCATGAGCCAGAGCGAAGTTTAGATGGATTTGATTCAGTGATTTGCAGGATATGTGAGGAACCTGTTCCCACTATTCATTTGGAAAGTCATTCTTATATATGTGCCTATGCAGATAAGTGTGATGTAAATTGTCTGGATGTGGATGAACGTCTTTTCAAACTGGCAGAAATATTGGACCAAATTATAGAATCATGCAGTCTGAGCTGTCATGCATCATTTGGCAGTCCTGAAAGTTCCAGAATGCAAACAAGTAGTTCCACAATTGTATCAGAAGGCTATTCTCCGAAGATAAATGAATGGCGAAGCAAAGGTGTGGAAGGAATGTTTGAGGATCTTCATGAGATGGACACTGCCTGTATAGATGATTTTAGCCTTGCAAATGCCATTAACTTGAAGGGGCACTTGGGTATAAAGCTCAACTACTATGGTGCAGCCTCCTCAACTGGGAGCATGTCGTCGGTATCCTCTACTAATACTCCTAAAGCAAGTCATTTTGACTTCTTTTGGTTAGAGCACAACAATCCTTCTGAGCTGGAGGATGCACAACAG ATGGCGGACCTTGCTGACATTGCCCGCTGTGTGGCAGGCACAGATGTTTCAAAGGAAGGGTCACTTGAATTTCTGCTTGCATGCATGCAAGACTTGCAGGATATATTACAGAATAGCAAGCTTAAAGCTCTTGTGATAGACACTTTTGGTGGCCGAATAGAGAACCTTCTAAG ggaaaaatatattttttcttgtgaACTAACGGATACAAAAAGTCCAAAGAATGATAGCAAACATAAAGAAAGCACGAGGCATTTGTTTGACAGTTCATCTCAGagtagtacaatttcaacacccTTGCATCCCATGCATAAAGAGCGAACTAGCATTGATGACTTTGAGATTATTAAACCAATTAACAGAGGCGCATTCGGTAAAGTATTCCTTGCACGAAAGAGGACAACTGGAGATTTATTTGCAATAAAG GTTCGATTTTTTTATTCATTCACCTGTAGGGATAACCTTTATTTGGTTATGGAATATCTCAATGGTGGTGATCTGTTCTCTTTGCTCAGAAAAGTTGGTTGTCTTGAGGAAGATGTAGCTCGTATATATATTGCAGAACTG GTTCTTGCATTAGAATACCTTCATTCTCTTGGAATCGTGCATCGTGATTTGAAACCAGACAACGTACTGATTGCACATGACGGGCACATCAAG CTTACAGACTTTGGATTATCAAAAATTGGCCTTATAAACAGCACTGTTGATTTGTCTGGGCCTGAAATAAATGGATCTACACTTTTTGGTGCCCATAGTCCACATACTAATCGCATGGAGGATGAAACCAAGCAGTCAGCTGTTGGAACCCCAGATTACTTGGCCCCTGAAATCCTTCTTGGAACTGCACATG GTTATGCAGCAGATTGGTGGTCCGTGGGAATCATCCTATTTGAAATTATAACTGGAGTTCCACCTTTCACTGCAGAATGCCCAGAG ATAATCTTTGACAACATACTTAATAGGAAAATTCCATGGCCTCATGTACCTAATGACATGTCCCATGAGGCTCAAGCCTTGGTTGACAG